In a single window of the Leptospira sanjuanensis genome:
- the tpiA gene encoding triose-phosphate isomerase has protein sequence MRKTVIAGNWKMNLSEKEAISLAQSIKEKIPSVSKDRIPMVFPSTLHLASVAKILEGSGVIVGAQNAYHSGLAAFTGETSPDQLREIGVKVVMIGHSERRQFLGESSSFCNEKIRFLLKNGFTALYCVGETLAEREAGKTFEVIGAQIREGLKGIESNSFSHLILAYEPVWAIGTGKVATPAQAQEVHAFIRKEVAGLFVGASEVAESLSILYGGSVKPDNIKDLLKEKDIDGGLVGGASQKIDSYAGLF, from the coding sequence ATGCGCAAAACTGTGATCGCCGGAAACTGGAAAATGAATCTCTCCGAAAAGGAGGCGATTTCCCTCGCTCAATCCATCAAAGAAAAAATTCCGTCCGTCTCTAAAGATAGAATCCCGATGGTATTCCCTTCCACGCTTCATCTCGCGAGTGTTGCAAAAATTCTAGAAGGAAGCGGAGTGATCGTCGGAGCACAAAACGCATATCATTCAGGACTCGCCGCTTTTACGGGTGAAACCTCTCCCGATCAACTTCGTGAAATCGGAGTCAAGGTCGTGATGATCGGACATTCCGAAAGAAGACAATTCTTGGGAGAATCCAGTTCCTTCTGTAACGAAAAGATCCGCTTTCTTTTAAAGAACGGATTCACCGCTCTTTACTGCGTGGGGGAAACACTGGCCGAAAGAGAAGCCGGTAAAACCTTCGAGGTAATCGGGGCGCAGATCCGCGAAGGACTCAAAGGAATCGAAAGCAACTCGTTCTCCCATTTGATCCTCGCCTACGAACCCGTTTGGGCGATCGGAACCGGAAAGGTGGCAACACCAGCGCAAGCTCAGGAAGTGCACGCGTTCATCCGCAAGGAAGTCGCGGGACTTTTCGTGGGAGCTTCCGAAGTTGCGGAATCCCTTTCCATCCTCTATGGCGGATCGGTAAAGCCGGACAATATCAAGGATTTGTTAAAGGAAAAAGACATCGACGGCGGCCTCGTGGGCGGTGCAAGTCAGAAGATCGATTCCTATGCGGGATTGTTTTAA
- a CDS encoding phosphoglycerate kinase, giving the protein MDLPRLENVDLSGKRVFLRVDFNVPIENGKVTDKTRIEKTLPTIELLLKKGARVIIASHLGRPKGQANPEFSMAPVVEAFKGLVKANVHFSKTVIGDDAVKLSKELKDGEILVIENVRFHKEEEENEAGFSKKLAALADVYVNDAFGAAHRAHASTEGIAHLLPSYAGLLMHKEIVELSALLAKPARPFVAIIGGSKVSSKIKVLNNLFDKVNHLLIGGGMAYTFLKSRAIPVGNSLVEKDFEVQAFQLIEKAGVAGVDLQLPVDHVIADQFSDKAKTKSVDKMGILEGWMGMDIGSKTVSNYEKIIKNAGTIFWNGPMGVFEMDKFANGTMAIAKAIAKSKAKTVVGGGDSIAAINKAGVADKITHISTGGGASLEFMEGRKLPGVEALLKKNEE; this is encoded by the coding sequence ATGGATTTACCTAGACTCGAAAACGTCGACCTCTCGGGAAAACGCGTTTTCCTGAGAGTGGACTTTAACGTTCCGATCGAGAACGGAAAAGTCACCGACAAAACCAGAATCGAAAAAACTCTTCCGACAATCGAACTTCTCCTCAAAAAAGGAGCGAGAGTCATCATCGCGAGTCACCTCGGAAGACCGAAAGGCCAAGCGAATCCGGAATTCTCCATGGCTCCGGTCGTAGAAGCTTTCAAGGGACTTGTAAAGGCGAACGTTCATTTCTCCAAAACAGTGATCGGTGACGACGCGGTAAAACTTTCCAAGGAACTCAAAGACGGAGAAATCCTCGTCATCGAAAACGTACGTTTCCATAAAGAAGAGGAAGAGAACGAAGCGGGTTTTTCCAAAAAACTCGCGGCTCTCGCCGACGTTTACGTCAACGACGCGTTCGGTGCGGCTCACAGAGCGCACGCTTCCACCGAAGGAATCGCGCATCTTCTCCCTTCCTACGCCGGTCTTTTGATGCACAAAGAGATCGTAGAACTTTCCGCTTTGCTCGCAAAACCGGCTCGTCCGTTCGTTGCGATCATCGGAGGTTCCAAGGTTTCTTCCAAGATCAAGGTTCTCAACAATCTCTTCGATAAAGTAAATCACCTTCTCATCGGAGGTGGAATGGCTTACACCTTTTTGAAATCCAGAGCGATTCCCGTGGGAAATTCTCTCGTGGAAAAAGATTTCGAAGTGCAAGCCTTCCAGTTGATCGAAAAAGCCGGAGTGGCCGGAGTCGATCTTCAACTTCCTGTGGATCACGTGATCGCGGATCAGTTCAGCGATAAAGCGAAGACCAAGTCCGTGGATAAGATGGGAATTTTAGAAGGTTGGATGGGAATGGACATCGGTTCCAAGACGGTTTCCAACTACGAAAAGATCATCAAGAACGCCGGAACGATTTTCTGGAACGGACCGATGGGCGTTTTCGAAATGGATAAGTTCGCAAACGGAACGATGGCAATCGCAAAGGCGATCGCTAAGTCCAAGGCTAAGACGGTTGTGGGCGGAGGAGATTCCATCGCGGCGATCAACAAGGCAGGAGTCGCGGACAAGATCACTCATATCTCGACAGGCGGAGGAGCTTCTCTCGAATTCATGGAAGGAAGAAAACTTCCGGGCGTCGAAGCGCTTCTGAAAAAGAACGAAGAATAA
- the gap gene encoding type I glyceraldehyde-3-phosphate dehydrogenase, with amino-acid sequence MTRIAINGFGRIGRLVFRAGIKDPNLEFVAINDLVTPDNLAYLLKYDSTHGRFQGTVEHTDKELIVDGKKVLCVSERDPEKLPWKDLKVDYVIESTGLFTDRAGAEKHLKAGAKKVVISAPAKDKDIPTFVMGVNNEKYNAATDHIVSNASCTTNCLAPITKVVLDNFGIEEGLMTTIHAATATQPTVDGPSKKDFRGGRGAMQNIIPASTGAAKAVGLCIPEVNGKLTGMSFRVPTPDVSVVDLTVRTTKETSLKEISAKMKEASEGSMKGILGYTEDMVVSNDFVSSTLSSIFDMDACIELNSRFFKLVSWYDNEMGYSNRVLDLIRYMAKKG; translated from the coding sequence ATGACCAGAATAGCCATCAACGGATTTGGAAGAATCGGAAGACTCGTTTTCCGTGCAGGAATCAAAGACCCCAATCTGGAATTTGTCGCAATCAATGATTTAGTTACTCCTGACAACCTGGCCTACTTACTCAAATACGATTCCACACACGGAAGATTTCAAGGAACCGTAGAACACACCGACAAAGAACTCATCGTTGACGGAAAAAAAGTTCTCTGCGTTTCCGAAAGAGATCCTGAAAAACTTCCCTGGAAAGATCTGAAAGTGGATTACGTAATCGAATCTACGGGACTTTTCACCGATAGAGCCGGAGCCGAAAAACACCTGAAAGCCGGTGCGAAAAAAGTAGTAATCTCCGCTCCTGCAAAAGACAAGGACATCCCCACTTTCGTAATGGGAGTCAACAACGAGAAATACAACGCGGCAACCGATCACATCGTTTCCAATGCTTCCTGCACTACAAACTGCTTGGCTCCGATCACAAAAGTCGTTCTGGACAACTTCGGAATCGAAGAAGGTCTGATGACCACGATTCACGCTGCAACCGCAACCCAACCTACCGTGGACGGACCTTCTAAAAAGGATTTCCGCGGCGGAAGAGGAGCGATGCAAAACATCATTCCTGCCTCCACCGGCGCGGCAAAAGCCGTCGGACTTTGTATTCCCGAAGTAAACGGAAAACTGACCGGTATGTCTTTTAGAGTTCCTACTCCGGACGTTTCCGTCGTCGACTTAACCGTTAGAACCACGAAAGAAACTTCTCTCAAAGAAATTTCAGCAAAGATGAAGGAAGCTTCCGAAGGTTCCATGAAAGGAATCCTCGGTTACACCGAAGATATGGTCGTTTCCAACGACTTCGTAAGCTCGACTCTTTCTTCCATCTTCGACATGGACGCTTGTATCGAACTGAATTCCAGATTCTTCAAACTCGTTTCCTGGTATGACAACGAGATGGGATACTCCAACCGAGTTCTCGATCTCATCCGCTACATGGCGAAGAAAGGTTAA
- a CDS encoding response regulator, translating into MTQRLNCILLIDDNKDDNFFHERVIRKGNYADRIVTKQSAEDALAFLKNRDASSELRPDLIFLDINMPGMNGWEFLEEYNRLPPDSQGKMIVMMLTTSDNADDREKAKRFGILSGFKTKPLTESMLQEILKDHF; encoded by the coding sequence ATGACACAAAGACTGAACTGCATTCTTCTCATCGACGACAACAAGGACGATAATTTCTTTCATGAACGAGTGATCCGAAAAGGAAACTACGCGGACCGGATTGTCACGAAACAATCGGCGGAAGACGCACTCGCTTTTTTAAAAAATCGGGATGCTTCTTCCGAACTGCGACCCGATCTGATTTTTTTGGACATCAATATGCCGGGAATGAACGGCTGGGAATTCCTGGAAGAATACAACAGGCTTCCGCCCGACTCCCAGGGCAAGATGATCGTCATGATGCTTACGACATCGGATAACGCGGACGACCGGGAAAAAGCGAAACGATTCGGAATCCTTTCCGGTTTTAAAACGAAACCTCTCACCGAATCCATGCTTCAGGAAATTTTGAAGGATCATTTTTAA
- a CDS encoding PAS domain-containing sensor histidine kinase: MKLSELTFQLMVESVPNAILLVNKDGKVVYINGQTEKLFGYNRSELIGRMVEQLIPERYRENHPHFRNSFFQSPQVRPMGAGRDLFGLTKNGTEFPIEIGLNPVVTADGTLVLASIIDITERKKALERFRLVVESAPNAMVLVNHEGIISLVNDRTEKLFGYAREELIGKKLELLLPERFRANHPDHRNQFFASPSVRSMGAGRDLFALKKDGDEIQVEIGLNPIDTDDGPMVLASIIDITERKIQEITLIRKNELEAKNKELEQFAYLASHDLQEPLRTVSNYIQILEEDYGKQLDDQGTKHLKTIDSATKRMSALVKALLLYSRIGRDRKLVTTNCQSLLSEVSADLENLIGQAGAIVSILDDLPTLNVYEVEFRQLFQNLISNAIKFRRKNVPARVDIRCVRQGEFWLFSVQDNGIGIDSKHFERIFFIFQRLHLENEYEGYGIGLANCKKIVELHGGKIWIDSTPGVGSTFSFTIPNLNL; the protein is encoded by the coding sequence ATGAAACTTTCGGAGCTTACATTTCAACTGATGGTGGAATCCGTTCCTAACGCGATTCTTCTCGTCAATAAGGACGGCAAGGTCGTCTATATCAACGGCCAAACCGAAAAATTATTCGGCTACAACCGTAGCGAACTTATCGGCCGAATGGTGGAACAGCTCATCCCGGAACGGTATCGGGAGAATCATCCTCACTTTCGAAATTCTTTTTTTCAATCTCCGCAAGTCAGGCCGATGGGCGCGGGAAGAGATTTATTCGGCCTTACAAAAAACGGAACCGAATTTCCGATCGAAATCGGCTTGAATCCGGTCGTGACCGCGGACGGAACGTTGGTTCTCGCTTCCATCATCGATATCACGGAACGGAAAAAAGCCCTCGAACGGTTTCGTTTGGTGGTAGAATCCGCTCCGAACGCGATGGTTTTGGTGAATCATGAAGGAATCATTTCTCTGGTAAACGATCGAACGGAAAAATTATTCGGATACGCCCGCGAAGAATTGATTGGAAAGAAATTAGAACTTCTTTTGCCCGAGCGTTTTCGCGCCAATCACCCGGATCATAGAAATCAATTCTTTGCATCTCCTTCCGTTCGTTCCATGGGCGCAGGAAGAGATCTTTTCGCTTTAAAAAAAGACGGAGACGAAATCCAAGTGGAGATCGGCCTGAATCCGATCGATACCGACGACGGACCGATGGTTCTCGCTTCGATCATCGACATCACGGAACGAAAGATCCAAGAGATCACGCTCATCCGCAAGAACGAATTAGAAGCGAAAAATAAGGAACTGGAACAATTCGCCTATCTCGCTTCTCACGATTTGCAGGAACCTTTGCGCACCGTCTCGAACTACATTCAAATTTTGGAAGAGGATTACGGAAAACAACTCGACGATCAAGGCACCAAACATCTGAAAACGATCGACTCGGCGACCAAACGCATGAGCGCTCTTGTCAAAGCGCTTCTTTTGTATTCACGAATCGGAAGAGATCGAAAGCTGGTTACGACGAATTGCCAATCCCTTCTTTCGGAGGTTTCCGCGGATTTGGAAAATTTAATCGGCCAAGCGGGAGCGATCGTTTCGATCCTGGACGATCTTCCCACGTTGAACGTGTATGAAGTAGAGTTCCGTCAACTCTTTCAGAATCTGATTTCCAACGCGATCAAATTTAGAAGGAAGAATGTTCCAGCCCGGGTCGATATCCGCTGCGTTCGACAAGGAGAGTTCTGGTTATTTTCCGTTCAGGATAACGGAATCGGAATCGATTCCAAACATTTCGAAAGAATTTTTTTCATCTTCCAGAGACTTCATCTCGAAAACGAATACGAAGGCTACGGAATCGGATTGGCAAATTGTAAAAAAATCGTAGAATTGCACGGTGGAAAAATTTGGATCGATTCTACGCCGGGAGTGGGAAGTACGTTTTCGTTTACGATTCCCAATCTAAATCTATGA
- the lepB gene encoding signal peptidase I, which yields MSRSSSNQEKEKKEKIKSLLKQAGIGLLIGLTIAVILRVFLFFPFTLDTNEMLPSYAPGKRIYFSRFVDRSNLYLGDLVLVKHPTQEGKVVFSRISGKPGDTVQMKNKVLFRNNNPETVSGSGNGFTLRFEDKRGPFPASFSGRDNGEPIILKDRDYFLLCDNRDSCSDSRDFGPVPIESILGKAF from the coding sequence ATGAGTAGAAGTTCCTCCAACCAGGAAAAAGAAAAAAAGGAAAAGATCAAATCTCTCCTCAAACAAGCGGGAATCGGTCTTTTGATCGGCTTGACGATTGCGGTGATTTTGAGAGTTTTTCTTTTTTTCCCGTTTACGCTGGATACGAACGAAATGCTCCCCTCTTACGCTCCCGGTAAAAGAATTTATTTCTCCCGTTTTGTGGATCGTTCCAATTTGTATCTCGGGGATTTGGTTTTGGTCAAACATCCAACCCAGGAAGGAAAGGTGGTTTTCTCTAGAATCTCCGGTAAACCGGGCGATACGGTTCAGATGAAAAACAAGGTCTTATTTCGGAACAACAACCCGGAAACCGTTTCCGGTTCCGGAAACGGTTTTACGCTACGGTTCGAAGACAAACGCGGACCGTTTCCAGCAAGTTTTTCCGGAAGAGACAACGGAGAACCGATCATCCTGAAGGACAGGGATTATTTTCTTCTTTGCGATAACCGCGATTCCTGCTCCGATTCCAGGGACTTCGGCCCCGTTCCGATCGAGAGCATTCTAGGTAAAGCGTTTTAA
- a CDS encoding gamma carbonic anhydrase family protein yields the protein MNSNYQILEYMGKKPQIHESVFLAPGSQVVGDVVIGKNSSIWFQTLVRGDVNYIRIGENVNIQDLTVIHVARDVYPVEIGNNVSIGHRATIHGCKLKDNAFVGMCATLMDDVEVGEFAFIGAGALVTPGKKIPPGVLVMGSPGKIVRDITDKEREIITRTTGNYVKYKENYLRDPFYARV from the coding sequence ATGAATTCAAATTATCAAATTCTGGAATACATGGGAAAAAAACCGCAGATCCACGAATCCGTTTTTTTAGCGCCCGGTTCTCAGGTGGTCGGGGACGTGGTGATTGGAAAGAATTCTTCCATTTGGTTTCAGACTTTGGTTCGGGGCGACGTGAATTACATTCGAATCGGCGAGAACGTGAACATCCAGGATCTTACGGTCATTCACGTTGCGAGAGACGTCTATCCGGTTGAAATCGGAAATAACGTGTCGATCGGTCACCGAGCGACGATACACGGATGTAAACTCAAAGACAATGCGTTCGTGGGAATGTGCGCGACTTTGATGGACGACGTGGAAGTTGGAGAGTTCGCATTTATCGGAGCGGGCGCGCTCGTAACGCCGGGAAAAAAAATTCCGCCCGGAGTCTTGGTGATGGGATCGCCTGGAAAAATCGTTCGGGACATCACGGATAAGGAACGCGAAATCATCACGAGAACCACGGGTAACTACGTGAAGTACAAAGAGAATTATCTGCGAGATCCGTTCTACGCACGCGTCTAA
- the cysK gene encoding cysteine synthase A: protein MKAKSILETIGNTPHVKINRLFNTKSEVYAKLERSNPGGSIKDRIALSMIEDAEKSGKLTKDSIIVEPTSGNTGIGLALVAAVKGYKLLLVMPESMSIERRRIMAAYGAEFELTPREKGMPGAIEKAKQIVAENPKAWMPQQFENDANIKVHVETTAQEIANDFPEGLDYVITGVGTGGHITGVAQVLKKKFPNLKVFAVEPEASPVISGGKPGPHPIQGIGAGFIPKNLHTDLLDGVIQVSKDEAFLYAQRAAKEEGLFIGVSSGAALAAVAKKLPEIPEGSKVLTFSYDTGERYLSIEGLFPVPANA, encoded by the coding sequence ATGAAAGCTAAGAGTATTTTAGAAACAATCGGTAATACGCCGCACGTTAAAATCAATCGCTTGTTCAACACTAAGAGCGAGGTCTATGCAAAATTAGAAAGATCCAATCCCGGAGGATCCATTAAGGATCGTATTGCCCTTTCGATGATCGAAGACGCCGAAAAGTCCGGCAAACTCACCAAAGACAGCATCATCGTAGAACCGACTTCCGGAAACACTGGAATCGGATTAGCGCTCGTTGCAGCCGTTAAGGGATACAAGCTTCTCTTAGTAATGCCTGAATCAATGAGTATTGAAAGAAGAAGAATTATGGCAGCGTATGGAGCGGAATTCGAACTGACTCCGAGAGAAAAAGGAATGCCCGGTGCGATCGAAAAAGCGAAACAGATCGTTGCAGAAAATCCGAAAGCATGGATGCCGCAACAGTTCGAAAATGACGCGAACATCAAAGTTCACGTGGAAACCACAGCGCAAGAAATCGCGAACGACTTTCCGGAAGGATTGGACTACGTGATTACCGGCGTTGGAACGGGCGGACACATCACCGGTGTTGCTCAAGTTCTGAAGAAGAAATTCCCGAATCTGAAAGTATTCGCTGTTGAACCGGAAGCTTCTCCCGTAATCTCCGGAGGAAAACCGGGACCACACCCGATTCAAGGGATCGGAGCGGGATTCATTCCTAAAAATCTTCACACGGATCTTCTCGACGGAGTAATCCAAGTCAGCAAAGACGAAGCTTTCTTATACGCTCAAAGAGCCGCTAAGGAAGAAGGCCTTTTTATCGGGGTTTCTTCCGGCGCAGCATTGGCGGCAGTCGCGAAAAAATTACCTGAGATTCCGGAAGGATCTAAAGTGTTAACTTTCTCTTACGATACGGGAGAAAGATATCTTTCCATCGAAGGTCTGTTCCCGGTTCCTGCGAACGCATAA
- a CDS encoding DUF1564 domain-containing protein, protein MGILSLNTDQEIRSTLQKGRTETVTLLIPEETILRLGEKNLKILSKRIPILLSTYGKYLTAVSRLGKKADRTLYQRSSAKSKMKRINVRIDPGSWTLFGALAQAHGVSRCYLFHYLLLLEELRVGDSIVRTMNEGVPTLHGYYSYILHLDLPNNRIIRRLHCSPNGEFYALNYTEWFPD, encoded by the coding sequence ATGGGCATTCTGTCGCTGAATACGGATCAAGAGATCCGCTCTACATTGCAAAAAGGGCGAACGGAAACGGTGACTTTGTTAATTCCGGAAGAAACCATTCTTCGTTTGGGAGAAAAGAATTTGAAAATTCTTTCAAAACGGATTCCGATTCTTTTGTCTACTTACGGAAAATATTTAACGGCCGTAAGTCGATTAGGAAAGAAGGCGGATCGGACTTTGTATCAGAGGAGTTCGGCTAAATCAAAAATGAAACGGATCAACGTTCGAATCGATCCGGGAAGTTGGACGTTATTCGGAGCCTTAGCGCAGGCCCACGGTGTGTCCCGCTGTTACCTCTTTCATTATCTTCTGTTGTTGGAGGAATTGAGGGTCGGGGATTCTATCGTGAGAACGATGAACGAGGGAGTTCCCACCCTCCATGGGTATTACAGTTACATCCTCCACCTAGATCTACCCAACAATCGAATCATACGGAGACTCCACTGCAGTCCAAACGGTGAATTCTACGCCTTAAATTATACGGAATGGTTTCCCGATTAA